A window from Sus scrofa isolate TJ Tabasco breed Duroc chromosome 2, Sscrofa11.1, whole genome shotgun sequence encodes these proteins:
- the FAM193B gene encoding protein FAM193B (The RefSeq protein has 1 substitution, 1 frameshift compared to this genomic sequence) yields MTRRRSRPSGCAGRRERARAAGPQKPQAPEPPPPPCLEAGAGAGSPEASAEPDRDGPREDDELQLAPVPQVPPTSSQSVQTCCLLCHRERKGWEEGPSQNGLVLQGEKLPPDFMPKLVKNLLGEMPLWVCQSCRKSMEEDERQTGREHAVAISLSHTSCKSQSCGGDSHSSSSSSSSSSSSSSSCHGNSGDWDPSSFLSAHKLSGLWNSPHSSGAMPGSSLGSPPTIPGEVFPISEHHRHSDLTAPPNSPTGHHPQAASLIPSHPGSFGSPPHPHLLPTTLAAPFPAQVSECPVAAAAAPHTPGPCQSPHLPSTSMPLLKMPPPFSGCSHPCSGHCSGHCSGPLLPPPSSQQLPGTHSRDPGCKGHKFPHSGLACQLPQPCEADEGLGEEEDSSSERSSCTSSSTHQRDGKFCDCCYCEFFGHNAPPAAPTSRNYTEIREKLRSRLTRRKEVLPMKGGTLGGIPGEPAVDHRDVDELLEFINSTEPKVPNSARAAKRARHKLKKKEKEKAQLAAEALKQANRGISGSRELRPARERLLEWPDRELDRVNSFLSSRLQEIKNTVKDSIRASFSVCELSMDSNGFSKEGAAEPEPQSLTPSNLNGSSEQRPDINLDLSPLTLGSPQNHILQAPGEPAPPWAEMRSPHPPWTEVRGPPPGIIPENGLVRRLNTVPNLSRVIWVKTPKPGNPSSEEPSPQEVPGCKQELPEPLASGGKPRKGKRQGSQAKKSEVSPPPQSPACLEAPSAKGQTPSPKQPGKALEPPRVDSCAEAGEGSRGAQPGPGWAGSPKADKEKGSSWRNWPGETKVRPLEQESVQPPGPARPQSLPQGKGRSRRSRNKQEKSASSLDDVFLPKDMDGAEMDETDREVEYFKRFCLDSAKQTRQKVAVNWTNFSLKKTTPSTAQ; encoded by the exons gttccccccacctccagccagtCTGTGCAGACTTGCTGCCTGCTGTGTCACCGGGAACGCAAAGGCTGGGAAGAAGGCCCTTCCCAAAATGGACTGGTGTTGCAGGGTGAGAAGCTGCCCCCTGACTTCATGCCAAAGCTCGTCAAGAATCTCCTAGGCGAGATGCCTCTGTGGGTCTGCCAGAGTTGCCGAAAGAGCATGGAGGAAGATGAGAGGCAGACAGGTCGAGAACATGCAGTGGCG ATCTCCTTGTCACACACATCCTGCAAATCACAGTCTTGTGGGGGTGATTCTCATTCCTCTTCGTCCTCCTCTTCATCGTCCTCATCCTCGTCCTCCTCCTGCCACGGGAACTCAGGGGACTGGGATCCCAGCTCGTTCCTGTCAGCACATAAGCTCTCGGGCCTCTGGAACTCTCCACACTCCAGTGGGGCCATGCCAGGCAGCTCGCTCGGGAGTCCTCCTACCATCCCTG GTGAGGTTTTCCCCATCTCGGAGCACCACCGGCACTCAGACCTCACTGCTCCACCTAACAGCCCCACCGGCCACCACCCCCAGGCAGCGTCGCTGATCCCATCTCACCCCGGATCCTTTGGCTCACCACCCCATCCTCACCTGCTGCCCACCACCCTGGCAGCACCTTTCCCTGCCCAGGTTTCAGAATGCCCTGTTGCCGCTGCTGCTGCCCCTCACACCCCAGGGCCGTGTCAGAGCCCCCACCTTCCCTCCACCAGCATGCCGCTTCTGAAGATGCCTCCACCGTTCTCGGGTTGCAGCCACCCCTGTAGTGGGCACTGCAGCGGGCACTGCAGCGGACCTCTCCTCCCACCACCCAGCTCTCAGCAGCTCCCTGGCACTCACAG CAGGGACCCAGGGTGCAAGGGGCACAAGTTCCCCCATAGTGGCCTGGCCTGccagctgccccagccctgcGAGGCAGATGAGGGGCTGGGTGAGGAAGAGGACAGCAGCTCAGAGCGTAGCTCCTGCACCTCGTcctccacccaccagagagatggGAAGTTCTGTGACTGCTGCTACTGTGAGTTCTTCGGCCACAATGCG ccacccgCTGCCCCGACGAGTCGGAATTATACCGAGATCCGAGAGAAGCTCCGCTCGAGGCTGACCAGGCGGAAAGAGGAGCTGCCCATGAAGGGGGGCACCCTGGGCGGGATCCCTGGGGAGCCCGCCGTGGACCACCGAGATGTGGATGAGCTGCTGGAATTCATCAACAGCACGGAGCCCAAAGTCCCCAACAGCGCCAGGGCCGCCAAGCGGGCCCGGCACAAGCTGAAAAAGaag GAAAAGGAGAAGGCCCAGTTGGCAGCAGAAGCTCTAAAGCAGGCAAATCGTGGTATTTCTGGAAGCCGGGAGCTGAGGCCTGCCAGGGAGAGGCTGTTGGAGTGGCCTGACCGGGAGCTGGATCGGGTCAACAGCTTTCTGAGCAGCCGTCTACAGGAGATTAAGAACACTGTCAAGGACTCCATCCGTGCCAGCTTCAGTGTGTGTGAGCTCAGCATGGACAGCAATGGCTTCTCTAAGGAgggggctgctgagccagagcCCCAGAGTCTAACCCCCTCAAACCTCAATGGCTCCTCAGAGCAACGGCCTGACATCAACCTTGATCTGTCCCCTTTGACTTTGGGCTCCCCTCAGAACCATATATTACAAGCTCCAGGCGAGCCAGCCCCACCATGGGCAGAAATGAGAAGTCCCCACCCACCATGGACAGAGGTGAGGGGCCCCCCTCCCGGTATCATCCCCGAGAATGGGCTAGTGAGGAGACTCAACACCGTGCCCAACCTGTCCCGGGTGATCTGGGTCAAGACACCCAAGCCAGGCAACCCTAGCTCTGAGGAGCCAAGCCCACAGGAGGTCCCCGGCTGCAAGCAGGAGTTGCCTGAGCCTTTGGCCTCAGGTGGGAAGCCGCGGAAGGGCAAGAGACAGGGCAGTCAGGCCAAGAAGAGCGAGGTGAGCCCACCCC AGTCCCCAGCCTGCCTTGAGGCTCCCAGTGCCAAGGGCCAGACCCCCAGCCCCAAGCAGCCAGGCAAGGCCCTGGAGCCTCCCAGAGTGGACAGCTGTGCCGAGGCTGGAGAGGGGAGCCGGGGGGCCCAACCAGGACCAGGCTGGGCTGGCAGCCCCAAAGCTGACAAGGAGAAGGGCAGCTCCTGGCGAAACTGGCCAGGTGAGACAAAGGTACGGCCTCTGGAGCAGGAGTCTGTGCAGCCCCCAGGCCCAGCAAGGCCACAGAGCTTGCCACAGGGCAAGGGCCGCAGCCGCCGGAGCCGCAACAAGCAGGAGAAGTCAGCCTCCTCCTTGG ACGATGTGTTCCTGCCTAAGGACATGGACGGGGCGGAGATGGATGAGACTGACCGGGAGGTGGAGTACTTCAAGAG GTTCTGTTTGGATTCTGCAAAGCAAACACGTCAGAAAGTTGCCGTGAACTGGACCAACTTCAGCCTCAAGAAAACCACTCCCAGCACAGCTCAGTGA
- the DDX41 gene encoding probable ATP-dependent RNA helicase DDX41, which translates to MEESEPERKRARTDEATATGSRSEAEDEDDEDYVPYVPLRQRRQLLLQKLLQRRRKGAAEEEQQDSGSEPRGDEDDIPLGPQSNVSLLDQHQHLKEKAEARKESAKEKQLKEEEKILESVAEGRALMSVKEMAKGITYDDPIKTSWTPPRYVLSMSEERHERVRKKYHILVEGDGIPPPIKSFKEMKFPAAILRGLKKKGIHHPTPIQIQGIPTILSGRDMIGIAFTGSGKTLVFTLPVIMFCLEQEKRLPFSKREGPYGLIICPSRELARQTHGILEYYCRLLQEDSSPLLRCALCIGGMSVKEQMETIRHGVHMMVATPGRLMDLLQKKMVSLDICRYLALDEADRMIDMGFEGDIRTIFSYFKGQRQTLLFSATMPKKIQNFAKSALVKPVTINVGRAGAASLDVIQEVEYVKEEAKMVYLLECLQKTPPPVLIFAEKKADVDAIHEYLLLKGVEAVAIHGGKDQEERTKAIEAFREGKKDVLVATDVASKGLDFPAIQHVINYDMPEEIENYVHRIGRTGRSGNTGIATTFINKACDESVLMDLKALLLEAKQKVPPVLQVLHCGDESMLDIGGERGCAFCGGLGHRITDCPKLEAMQTKQVSNIGRKDYLAHSSMDF; encoded by the exons ATGGAGGAATCCGAACCAGAGAGGAAG CGGGCTCGCACCGACGAGGCAACTGCCACAGGAAGCCGCTCCGAGGCGGAGGATGAGGACGATGAGGATTATGTACCCTACGTACCACTGCGACAGCGCCGGCAGTTGCTG CTCCAGAAGCTGCTTCAGCGAAGGCGCAAGGGAGCTGCGGAAGAGGAGCAGCAGGACAGCGGCAGCGAACCCCGAGGAGATGAGGACGACATCCCGCTGGGCCCTCAGTCCAACGTCAGCCTTCTGGATCAGCACCAGCACCTCAAAGAGAAGGCTGAAG CCCGCAAAGAGTCTGCCAAGGAGAAGCAgctgaaggaagaggagaagatcCTGGAGAGTGTAGCTGAAGGTCGAG CCTTGATGTCAGTGAAGGAGATGGCTAAGGGAATCACATACGACGACCCGATCAAAACTAG TTGGACACCACCCCGGTATGTTCTGAGCATGTCTGAAGAGCGGCATGAGCGTGTACGGAAGAAGTACCACATCTTGGTGGAAGGTGATGGGATCCCACCACCCATCAAGAGtttcaaggaaatgaaatttCCTGCAG CCATCCTGAGAGGCCTAAAGAAGAAGGGCATCCACCACCCAACACCCATTCAGATCCAGGGAATTCCCACCAT TCTCTCAGGCCGAGACATGATAGGCATTGCCTTCACGGGTTCAGGCAAGACACTGGTGTTCACCCTGCCCGTCATCATGTTCTGCCTGGAACAAGAGAAGAGGTTACCTTTCTCTAAGCGCGAAGGGCCCTATGGACTCATTATCTGCCCCTCG CGGGAGCTGGCCCGGCAGACCCACGGCATCCTGGAGTATTACTGCCGCCTGCTGCAGGAGGACAGCTCGCCACTCCTGCGCTGTGCCCTCTGCATCGGGGGCATGTCTGTCAAAGAGCAGATGGAGACCATCCGACA TGGCGTGCACATGATGGTGGCCACACCTGGGCGCCTCATGGATCTGCTGCAGAAGAAGATGGTCAGCCTGGACATCTGCCGTTACCTGGCCCTGGATGAGGCTGACCGCATGATCGACATGGGTTTTGAGGGCGACATCCGTACCATCTTCTCCTACTTCAAG GGCCAGCGACAGACCCTGCTCTTCAGTGCCACCATGCCTAAGAAGATTCAGAATTTCGCCAAGAGCGCCTTGGTAAAGCCTGTCACGATCAACGTGGGGCGCGCCGGGGCTGCCAGCCTGGATGTCATCCAG GAAGTGGAATACGTGAAGGAGGAAGCCAAGATGGTGTACCTGCTCGAGTGCCTGCAGAAGACACCGCCGCCC GTGCTCATCTTTGCGGAGAAGAAGGCAGATGTAGACGCCATCCACGAGTACCTGCTGCTCAAGGGAGTCGAGGCTGTGGCCATCCATGGGGGCAAAG ACCAGGAGGAAAGGACCAAGGCCATCGAGGCGTTCCGGGAGGGCAAGAAGGATGTCCTGGTAGCCACAGACGTAGCCTCCAAGGGCCTGGACTTCCCTGCCATCCAGCATGTCATCAATTATGACATGCCTGAGGAGATCGAGAATTATG TGCACCGTATCGGCCGCACTGGGCGCTCAGGAAACACAGGCATCGCCACCACCTTCATCAACAAGGCCTGTG ATGAGTCAGTGCTGATGGACCTCAAAGCCCTGCTGCTGGAGGCCAAGCAGAAAGTTCCACCTGTGCTGCAAGTGCTACACTGTGGAGACGAGTCCATGCTGGACATTGGAG GAGAGCGTGGCTGTGCTTTCTGTGGGGGCCTGGGCCATCGGATCACTGACTGCCCCAAACTCGAGGCTATGCAGACGAAGCAGGTTAGCAACATTGGCCGCAAGGACTACCTGGCCCACAGCTCCATGGACTTCTGA
- the DOK3 gene encoding docking protein 3, producing MEPLETPIKDGILYQQQVKFGKKSWRKMWGLLYAGGPSGVARLESWEFRDGGLGPTGDRSGGPSRRGERRVIRLADCVSVLPADGESCPRDTSAFLLTTTERSHLLAAQHRQEWMDPICQLAFPGTGESSSGSGEAEAPKRDRVPMEENSIYSSWQELVEFPVVVQRTEAAARCQLKGPYLLLLGQDSIQLREPPSPQPLYTWPYRFLRKFGSDQGVFSFEAGRRCDSGEGLFAFSSPRARDLCGAVAAAIARQRERLPEPAGPRPCPLPRATSLPSLEPPGELREVPPGTEAPGFRRVREAEPGPQSLPPLLGHAAADEPVLYASVCKRASGPPTAAHHLYENLCMLDAGGPEQEARGSSSIPASPIYHNSQDPGWPGQALDPSLEAQYRRLLELDLADHSEDAGGLGHPGLHSGFKAKLVTLLSRERKKGPPPCDRP from the exons ATGGAGCCTCTAGAGACCCCCATCAAGGATGGCATCCTCTACCAGCAGCAAGTCAAATTTGGCAAG AAGTCTTGGCGGAAGATGTGGGGTCTGCTGTATGCGGGAGGCCCATCAGGCGTGGCACGGCTGGAGAGCTGGGAGTTTCGGGATGGTGGCCTGGGGCCAACAGGTGACAGGTCTGGGGGGCCCAGCCGGCGGGGGGAGAGGCGGGTCATCCGCCTGGCCGACTGTGTGTCCGTGCTGCCGGCTGATGGTGAGAGCTGTCCCCGGGACACCAGCGCCTTCCTGCTCACCACCACGGAGCGAAGCCACCTGCTGGCTGCACAGCACCGCCAGGAGTGGATGGACCCCATCTGCCAGCTGGCCTTCCCG GGCACAGGGGAGAGCTCCTCAGGATCAGGGGAGGCGGAGGCTCCCAAGAGGGACCGGGTTCCCATGGAGGAGAACTCCATCTACTCCTCCTGGCAGGAAT TGGTCGAGTTTCCGGTGGTGGTGCAGAGGACTGAGGCCGCGGCCCGCTGCCAGCTGAAGGGGCCCTACCTCCTGCTGCTGGGCCAGGACTCCATCCAGCTGAgagagccccccagcccccagccgctCTACACCTGGCCCTACCGCTTCCTGCGCAAGTTCGGCTCCGACCAG GGTGTGTTCTCCTTTGAAGCCGGCCGCCGCTGCGACTCGGGCGAGGGCCTCTTCGCTTTCAGCAGCCCCCGCGCCCGCGACCTGTGCGGAGCCGTGGCTGCCGCCATCGCCCGCCAGCGGGAGCGACTCCCGGAGCCGGCGGGGCCTcgtccctgcccccttcccagggCCACCTCCCTGCCCTCGCTGGAGCCGCCTGGGGAGCTGCGGGAGGTGCCTCCGGGGACCGAGGCGCCAGGCTTCCGGAGGGTGCGCGAGGCCGAGCCCGGGCCCCAGAGCCTGCCCCCACTACTGGGCCACGCGGCCGCTGACGAGCCGGTGCTCTATGCCTCGGTGTGCAAGCGGGCGAGCGGGCCCCCGACCGCCGCCCACCACCTGTACGAGAACCTGTGCATGCTGGACGCCGGCGGCCCAGAGCAGGAGGCCCGGGGCAGCAGCAGCATCCCCGCCAGCCCCATCTACCACAACAGCCAGGACCCGGGTTGGCCCGGGCAGGCCCTCGACCCCAGCCTGGAGGCTCAGTACCGGAGGCTGCTGGAGCTGGATCTGGCAGACCACAGCGAGGACGCCGGGGGCCTGGGCCATCCTGGCCTCCACTCTGGCTTCAAGGCCAAGCTGGTGACCCTGCTGAGTCGTGAGCGGAAGAAGGGCCCGCCCCCCTGCGACCGGCCCTGA